The Vespula vulgaris chromosome 22, iyVesVulg1.1, whole genome shotgun sequence genome window below encodes:
- the LOC127071696 gene encoding venom serine protease-like isoform X1, with the protein MSCFLFVYIKMFFIDKFIPLFCVLLSIIESKNIVHPDCDYTQELEPEVNYHIYNPGYPNYYLGKHNCRWSVTSNTRIKLNCTVFNVPSNSNCSLDFMKIEVDDGIEYVLCGLNSFPVESLTSKMTIEFHSKRNTYGGKFQCDLKTIEEECRCGWTNPSRIVGGVETGINEYPMMAGIVNFEKSFFYCGATIITTQHVLTAAHCVVRYIKNFSILGVIVGKHNIWPDNDTKATQLYLIDDIIIHPNYKLKLNDLAVIKLQKRLEYSMRIGPACLPFYYMQQNFTGAVVTAVGWGRTNFYGVKSQVLRKVDLHVVSTKKCLKYHFLATPKQLCTFDMGKDACQFDSGGPILWQNPKSKRIFLLGVINYGRTCADEAPGVNLRVTSYLDFITRSTPGEIYCQAY; encoded by the exons atgtcttgttttttatttgtttatataaaaatgttctttataGACAAGTTCATTCCATTATTTTGCGTACTACTGAGCATCATAGAATCGAAAAACATCGTTCATCCCGATTGTGACTACACGCAAGAATTAGAACCAGAagttaattatcatatatataatcctGGTTATCCTAATTATTATCTGGGTAAACATAATTGCCGGTGGAGTGTTACGAGCAATACtcgaattaaattgaattgcACAGTTTTTAATGTTCCTTCG AATTCAAATTGTTCATTGGATTTTATGAAGATCGAAGTCGACGATGGCATCGAATACGTTCTCTGTGGATTGAATTCTTTTCCAGTGGAATCGCTAACATCGAAAATGACTATAGAATTCCATTCGAAACGTAATACATATGGTGGCAAATTTCAATGTGACCTCAAAACTATCGAAGAGGAATGTAGATGTGGTTGGACGAATCCG TCGAGAATCGTTGGTGGGGTTGAAACaggaataaatgaatatcCTATGATGGCTGGTAttgtaaattttgaaaaaagttttttttattgtgGTGCTACTATAATAACTACGCAACATGTATTAACGGCAGCTCATTGTGttgtaagatatataaaaaatttctctatCTTAGGAGTCATTGTTGGGAAACATAATATATGGCCAG ATAACGATACAAAGGCAACTCAACTTTACCTTATCGATGATATAATCATACATCCAAATTATAAGctaaaattaaacgatttgGCGGTTATTAAATTGCAGAAAAGATTAGAATATTCTATGAGAATTGGTCCAGCTTGTCTTCCGTTCTATTATATGCAGCAAAACTTTACGGGCGCTGTTGTTACAGCTGTAG gTTGGGGTCGTACGAATTTTTATGGTGTCAAGTCTCAAGTTTTGAGAAAAGTCGATTTGCATGTAGTTTCAACAAAGAAATGTCTCAAGTATCACTTTCTGGCTACACCTAAGCAACTTTGTACATTCGATATGGGAAAGGATGCTTGCCAG TTCGACAGTGGTGGTCCAATTTTATGGCAAAATCCAAAAAGCAAACGTATTTTCCTTCTTGGAGTCATCAATTATGGAAGAACATGTGCCGATGAAGCTCCTGGTGTTAACTTGAGAGTCACTAGttatttagattttattaCAAGATCAACACCTG GAGAAATATATTGTCAGgcgtattaa
- the LOC127071696 gene encoding venom serine protease-like isoform X2, with amino-acid sequence MKQDKFIPLFCVLLSIIESKNIVHPDCDYTQELEPEVNYHIYNPGYPNYYLGKHNCRWSVTSNTRIKLNCTVFNVPSNSNCSLDFMKIEVDDGIEYVLCGLNSFPVESLTSKMTIEFHSKRNTYGGKFQCDLKTIEEECRCGWTNPSRIVGGVETGINEYPMMAGIVNFEKSFFYCGATIITTQHVLTAAHCVVRYIKNFSILGVIVGKHNIWPDNDTKATQLYLIDDIIIHPNYKLKLNDLAVIKLQKRLEYSMRIGPACLPFYYMQQNFTGAVVTAVGWGRTNFYGVKSQVLRKVDLHVVSTKKCLKYHFLATPKQLCTFDMGKDACQFDSGGPILWQNPKSKRIFLLGVINYGRTCADEAPGVNLRVTSYLDFITRSTPGEIYCQAY; translated from the exons ATGAAGCAGG ACAAGTTCATTCCATTATTTTGCGTACTACTGAGCATCATAGAATCGAAAAACATCGTTCATCCCGATTGTGACTACACGCAAGAATTAGAACCAGAagttaattatcatatatataatcctGGTTATCCTAATTATTATCTGGGTAAACATAATTGCCGGTGGAGTGTTACGAGCAATACtcgaattaaattgaattgcACAGTTTTTAATGTTCCTTCG AATTCAAATTGTTCATTGGATTTTATGAAGATCGAAGTCGACGATGGCATCGAATACGTTCTCTGTGGATTGAATTCTTTTCCAGTGGAATCGCTAACATCGAAAATGACTATAGAATTCCATTCGAAACGTAATACATATGGTGGCAAATTTCAATGTGACCTCAAAACTATCGAAGAGGAATGTAGATGTGGTTGGACGAATCCG TCGAGAATCGTTGGTGGGGTTGAAACaggaataaatgaatatcCTATGATGGCTGGTAttgtaaattttgaaaaaagttttttttattgtgGTGCTACTATAATAACTACGCAACATGTATTAACGGCAGCTCATTGTGttgtaagatatataaaaaatttctctatCTTAGGAGTCATTGTTGGGAAACATAATATATGGCCAG ATAACGATACAAAGGCAACTCAACTTTACCTTATCGATGATATAATCATACATCCAAATTATAAGctaaaattaaacgatttgGCGGTTATTAAATTGCAGAAAAGATTAGAATATTCTATGAGAATTGGTCCAGCTTGTCTTCCGTTCTATTATATGCAGCAAAACTTTACGGGCGCTGTTGTTACAGCTGTAG gTTGGGGTCGTACGAATTTTTATGGTGTCAAGTCTCAAGTTTTGAGAAAAGTCGATTTGCATGTAGTTTCAACAAAGAAATGTCTCAAGTATCACTTTCTGGCTACACCTAAGCAACTTTGTACATTCGATATGGGAAAGGATGCTTGCCAG TTCGACAGTGGTGGTCCAATTTTATGGCAAAATCCAAAAAGCAAACGTATTTTCCTTCTTGGAGTCATCAATTATGGAAGAACATGTGCCGATGAAGCTCCTGGTGTTAACTTGAGAGTCACTAGttatttagattttattaCAAGATCAACACCTG GAGAAATATATTGTCAGgcgtattaa